The following are from one region of the Luteimonas sp. MC1572 genome:
- the yeiP gene encoding elongation factor P-like protein YeiP has product MKAYDVKKGNVVEHNGTVYQVRDIDRSSPQGRGGNVRFRFTMYSVPGGNKTDASFDGDDDLKEVELLRRQASFSYKDGDAFVFMDDEDFTPYPLDPAMVGDGAGYITDGLSGCYVQLIDDAPVALQLPQTVTLEVVETPPELKGGTATKRPKPARLSTGIEIQVPEYIGNGERVLVNTTSGEFSGRAD; this is encoded by the coding sequence ATGAAAGCCTATGACGTGAAGAAAGGAAACGTGGTCGAGCACAACGGCACCGTGTACCAGGTCCGCGACATCGACCGCAGCTCGCCGCAGGGCCGCGGCGGCAACGTGCGCTTCCGCTTCACCATGTACAGCGTGCCCGGCGGCAACAAGACCGACGCCTCGTTCGACGGCGACGACGACCTGAAGGAAGTCGAGCTGCTGCGCCGCCAGGCCAGCTTCTCCTACAAGGACGGCGATGCCTTCGTGTTCATGGACGACGAGGACTTCACGCCCTACCCGCTCGATCCGGCGATGGTCGGCGACGGTGCCGGCTACATCACCGATGGCCTCAGCGGCTGCTACGTGCAGCTGATCGACGACGCCCCGGTCGCGCTCCAGCTCCCGCAGACCGTGACCCTGGAAGTCGTGGAAACCCCGCCCGAACTCAAGGGCGGCACGGCTACCAAGCGGCCGAAGCCGGCGCGGCTGTCCACCGGCATCGAGATCCAGGTGCCGGAGTACATCGGCAACGGCGAGCGCGTGCTGGTCAACACCACCAGCGGCGAGTTCTCCGGCCGCGCCGACTGA
- a CDS encoding MFS transporter: protein MARPTSRFRRLPVPPTVWTLGFVSLFTDMGSEMVHALLPVLLVQGLGASMLAIGLIEGAAESLAMVVKVFSGYLSDAVGRRKPLVLLGYGLAAAVKPVFPLADSVATVTLARLLDRLGKGIRGAPRDALVVDVTPPAVMGAAFGLRQSMDTVGAVLGPLLAMALMWLHAGDIRTVLWWAVLPGAVAVVLLLRLREPPRQHGRATPPLTRPGLARLGSGFARLAVLGALFSLARFSEAFLILRATDVGLALAYVPLVLALMSLAYAATAYPAGRLADRMPPAMLLAGGMVMLALADMALVLANDATWVLVGAALWGLHLGLTQGVLASMVAGVAPEQHRGTAFGVFNLVSGVALLAASVLAGWLWDSAGPAWTFGVGAGLSLLTLLLIPVLGAGGKRPP, encoded by the coding sequence GTGGCCAGGCCGACCTCCCGTTTCCGGCGCCTGCCCGTCCCGCCCACGGTCTGGACGCTGGGCTTCGTCAGCCTGTTCACCGACATGGGCTCGGAAATGGTGCACGCGCTGTTGCCCGTGCTGCTGGTCCAGGGCCTGGGGGCAAGCATGTTGGCGATCGGACTGATCGAGGGCGCGGCGGAGTCGCTGGCGATGGTGGTGAAAGTGTTCTCCGGCTATCTCAGCGATGCCGTGGGCCGGCGCAAGCCGCTGGTGCTGTTGGGCTATGGCCTGGCGGCCGCGGTCAAACCCGTGTTCCCGCTGGCCGACTCGGTCGCCACGGTGACGCTTGCGCGGCTGCTCGACCGCCTGGGGAAGGGCATCAGGGGTGCTCCCCGCGACGCGCTGGTGGTCGACGTGACGCCTCCCGCCGTCATGGGTGCGGCCTTCGGGCTGCGCCAATCCATGGACACCGTCGGCGCCGTGCTGGGGCCGCTGCTGGCCATGGCGCTGATGTGGCTGCATGCAGGCGACATCCGCACCGTGCTCTGGTGGGCGGTGCTGCCAGGCGCAGTTGCGGTGGTGCTGCTGCTCCGGTTGCGGGAACCGCCCCGGCAGCATGGGCGCGCCACTCCGCCATTGACCCGGCCGGGCCTTGCGCGGCTCGGCTCCGGCTTTGCGCGGCTGGCGGTGCTGGGCGCCTTGTTCTCGCTCGCGCGGTTCAGCGAGGCGTTCCTGATCCTTCGCGCCACAGATGTCGGCCTGGCGCTTGCCTACGTGCCACTGGTGCTGGCGTTGATGAGCCTCGCCTACGCAGCGACTGCGTATCCGGCGGGCCGCCTGGCCGACCGGATGCCCCCGGCGATGCTGCTGGCGGGTGGCATGGTGATGCTCGCGCTGGCGGACATGGCACTGGTCCTGGCCAACGATGCGACGTGGGTGCTCGTCGGTGCCGCACTGTGGGGGCTCCACCTGGGCCTGACCCAGGGGGTGCTCGCAAGCATGGTGGCCGGCGTGGCGCCGGAGCAGCATCGCGGCACCGCGTTCGGCGTGTTCAACCTGGTGTCGGGCGTGGCGCTGCTGGCCGCAAGCGTGCTCGCCGGATGGCTGTGGGACAGCGCAGGACCGGCGTGGACGTTCGGGGTCGGGGCGGGGCTGTCGCTGCTGACCCTGCTGCTGATCCCCGTGCTGGGTGCCGGGGGTAAGCGCCCGCCGTAG
- a CDS encoding glycosyltransferase family 39 protein: protein MRFFRLHHPPGAVRPVDLRVVRDRSAWGFALLCILLAFAFLGSRGLWDPDEGRYANVALNMLDSGDWLNPKRSGDVGHWTKPPLTYWAIAASVGVFGKTAAAARLPAALSYLLCIWLTWRIGRRLAPGCERTAALAYATMLLPFGASQMVTTDFLLAAFETLAVWAFVEARMSGRHPGAWGGLMWVGFALAFLTKGPPGLLPLPVLLAFDWLVWRRHPGFRLWGLSLFCLLALPWFVAVVADNPGLLEYFVGDEVVNRVVTDKFGRHEQWYGWLLVYAPTLVVGTMPWSPALWRWLRALPADLQRWRSVEGRQADPAALFLALWVLLPLLVFCLAQSRLPLYLLPLFVPLALLVAVQRRKEHRSLPRWPWLAAWVVVLLALKLAASFWPTHKDASQWAVAIHERAPGPVHEVIFVEDMTRYGLRLHLDAEIEKIGLDPVPAGARARFNPVDDEDLATELAEAADQPGAVWICKQSRWPGIRLRIAALGFVATPLGTPYRGRVIFRTRPVAALSGPVAGQDRH, encoded by the coding sequence ATGCGCTTCTTCCGACTCCATCACCCTCCGGGCGCAGTCCGTCCCGTCGACCTTCGGGTCGTCAGGGATCGCAGTGCCTGGGGTTTCGCGCTTCTCTGCATCCTGCTGGCGTTCGCGTTCCTCGGCAGTCGCGGGCTGTGGGATCCCGACGAGGGGCGCTACGCCAATGTGGCGCTCAACATGCTCGACAGCGGCGACTGGCTCAATCCGAAGCGCAGCGGCGATGTCGGCCATTGGACGAAGCCGCCGCTGACCTACTGGGCGATCGCCGCGAGCGTGGGCGTGTTCGGCAAGACCGCCGCGGCGGCGCGGCTCCCGGCGGCGCTCTCCTACCTGTTGTGCATCTGGCTGACCTGGCGCATAGGCAGGCGGCTGGCGCCGGGCTGCGAACGCACTGCCGCGCTGGCCTACGCCACCATGCTGCTCCCGTTCGGGGCGTCGCAGATGGTCACGACCGACTTCCTGCTCGCCGCATTCGAGACCCTGGCGGTATGGGCGTTCGTCGAGGCGCGGATGTCGGGCCGGCATCCTGGCGCCTGGGGGGGCCTCATGTGGGTGGGCTTCGCGCTGGCGTTCCTGACCAAGGGGCCGCCGGGACTGTTGCCGTTGCCGGTGCTGCTGGCATTCGACTGGCTGGTGTGGCGCCGGCATCCCGGGTTCCGCTTGTGGGGACTGTCGCTGTTCTGCCTGCTGGCGCTGCCCTGGTTTGTCGCGGTCGTCGCCGACAACCCGGGGCTGCTCGAGTATTTCGTGGGCGACGAGGTGGTGAATCGTGTCGTCACCGACAAGTTCGGGCGCCACGAACAGTGGTACGGGTGGTTGCTCGTGTATGCGCCCACCCTGGTCGTGGGGACCATGCCGTGGTCGCCGGCGCTGTGGCGATGGCTGCGCGCACTGCCGGCCGACCTGCAGCGGTGGCGCAGCGTCGAAGGCCGGCAGGCCGACCCTGCGGCGCTCTTCCTCGCGCTGTGGGTGCTGCTGCCGCTGCTGGTGTTCTGCCTGGCCCAGTCCCGGCTGCCGCTGTACCTGCTGCCGCTGTTCGTGCCGTTGGCACTGCTGGTCGCGGTCCAGCGCCGGAAGGAACACCGGAGTTTGCCGCGGTGGCCGTGGCTGGCCGCCTGGGTCGTGGTGCTGCTGGCGCTGAAGCTTGCCGCGAGCTTCTGGCCCACGCACAAGGACGCGTCACAGTGGGCAGTCGCGATCCACGAGCGGGCGCCGGGCCCGGTGCACGAAGTGATCTTCGTCGAGGACATGACGCGTTACGGACTGCGCCTGCACCTCGATGCCGAGATCGAAAAGATCGGCCTGGATCCGGTTCCTGCCGGGGCCAGGGCACGCTTCAATCCGGTCGATGACGAGGATCTCGCGACCGAACTCGCGGAGGCCGCCGACCAGCCCGGAGCGGTCTGGATCTGCAAGCAGTCACGGTGGCCCGGCATCCGTCTTCGGATCGCGGCGCTGGGATTCGTCGCCACCCCGCTGGGCACGCCCTATCGCGGGCGCGTCATCTTCAGGACCCGCCCTGTCGCGGCGCTCTCCGGACCCGTGGCCGGTCAGGACCGGCATTGA
- a CDS encoding DUF4105 domain-containing protein, with product MHRWARRLLLCALAVPWPAHAALQVTAESGATAADAEASRRLVQATLPRLPPVLRDWDATLQLGWRDDLPAQVHGRIRGRRIVLDRALLAAWQDGSAGEGRDAAVTALVHEVAHAWDHGPGRISRDPRTLDLAGWQVRPLWPGRGARNAFGARSPDAYELASPAEFVAVNVEHFLLDPAYACRRPALHAHFAAHFGWSPDAPACAATLPYVDAGALADADAAPLLELDPARVVAVDYLLAGDGEAMSSRWGHSMLRLVVCAPGRTPGPDCRLDLDHHRVLSFRAFVDDLQLSSWRGLTGGYPSRLFVLPLQQVVDEYTRVELRPLASIPLRLSAGEIAALLERAARVHWSYDGRYRFVGNNCAVETWKLLHDGLPRASAADLVSITPKGLLRRLRRAGLVDDSAVPADADEARRLGYRFEPWNAHYQALYDTARESLALEHAAVADWLRMAPVQRAPWLQRGDMRASAALLLLEEAALRREEQQARDALKRLVFRAGAAGGAAYRRATDVPGDGLLPILAEALREGGALASPSALLSLPGYGLPLAAERTQARTGAGARAARLRALEDRLRAAARDRLPRATRESLEQAEANVAALGARLRGLHEAEGGVAF from the coding sequence ATGCACCGCTGGGCCAGGCGCCTGCTGCTGTGTGCGCTGGCCGTGCCGTGGCCCGCGCATGCGGCGCTGCAGGTCACCGCGGAAAGCGGCGCGACCGCGGCCGATGCCGAGGCAAGCCGGCGGCTGGTGCAGGCGACGCTGCCGCGCCTGCCGCCCGTGCTGCGGGACTGGGACGCCACGCTGCAGCTGGGCTGGCGCGACGACCTGCCGGCGCAGGTGCACGGCCGCATCCGCGGGCGCCGCATCGTGCTCGACCGCGCCCTGTTGGCCGCGTGGCAGGACGGGTCGGCGGGAGAGGGGCGCGATGCCGCGGTGACGGCGCTCGTCCACGAGGTCGCACACGCCTGGGACCACGGTCCCGGCCGTATCTCGCGCGATCCGCGCACGCTCGACCTGGCCGGTTGGCAGGTGCGGCCGCTGTGGCCCGGTCGCGGCGCACGCAACGCCTTCGGCGCGCGCAGCCCCGATGCCTACGAACTGGCGTCGCCCGCGGAGTTCGTGGCGGTGAACGTCGAGCACTTCCTGCTGGATCCGGCGTACGCCTGCCGGCGCCCGGCGCTGCATGCGCATTTCGCCGCGCACTTCGGCTGGTCGCCCGACGCGCCGGCCTGCGCCGCCACGCTGCCCTACGTCGACGCCGGCGCACTCGCCGACGCCGATGCCGCGCCCCTGCTGGAACTCGATCCGGCGCGCGTGGTCGCCGTGGACTACCTCCTCGCCGGCGACGGCGAAGCCATGTCGAGCCGCTGGGGACACAGCATGCTGCGCCTCGTGGTCTGCGCCCCGGGACGCACGCCCGGGCCGGACTGCCGCCTCGACCTCGACCACCACCGCGTGCTCTCGTTCCGCGCCTTCGTCGACGACCTGCAGCTCTCGAGCTGGCGCGGGCTCACCGGTGGCTATCCCTCGCGCCTGTTCGTGCTGCCGCTGCAGCAGGTCGTGGACGAGTACACGCGGGTGGAGTTGCGCCCGCTGGCATCGATCCCGCTGCGGCTGTCCGCCGGCGAGATCGCCGCGCTGCTCGAACGCGCGGCGCGCGTGCACTGGAGCTACGACGGCCGCTACCGCTTCGTCGGCAACAACTGCGCGGTGGAAACCTGGAAGCTGCTGCACGACGGACTGCCGCGCGCGTCCGCGGCCGACCTCGTCAGCATCACGCCGAAGGGCCTGCTCCGGCGCCTGCGCCGCGCCGGGCTGGTCGACGATTCCGCGGTGCCGGCGGACGCCGACGAGGCGCGCCGGCTCGGCTACCGTTTCGAGCCCTGGAACGCCCACTACCAGGCGCTGTACGACACTGCACGCGAGAGCCTCGCGCTGGAGCACGCCGCCGTGGCGGACTGGCTGCGCATGGCGCCCGTGCAGCGTGCGCCGTGGCTGCAACGCGGCGACATGCGCGCGTCCGCGGCACTGCTGCTGCTGGAAGAGGCGGCCCTGCGCCGCGAGGAGCAGCAGGCGCGCGATGCGCTCAAGCGGCTCGTGTTCCGCGCCGGCGCCGCCGGCGGTGCCGCCTACCGGCGCGCGACCGACGTGCCCGGCGACGGGCTGCTGCCGATCCTGGCCGAGGCGTTGCGCGAAGGTGGCGCACTGGCCAGTCCGTCGGCCCTGCTGTCGCTGCCGGGTTACGGCCTGCCGCTGGCGGCCGAGCGCACGCAGGCCCGTACCGGCGCTGGCGCACGTGCGGCCCGCCTGCGCGCGCTGGAGGACCGCCTGCGGGCCGCGGCCCGTGACCGGTTGCCGCGGGCGACACGGGAATCACTGGAGCAGGCCGAAGCCAACGTGGCCGCCCTGGGCGCCCGCCTGCGTGGACTGCACGAAGCCGAAGGCGGCGTTGCCTTCTAG
- a CDS encoding DUF2388 domain-containing protein: MTRFFPACALLLLAVAPVHASSFAGTSGGASSASSAGSSGSTSGNDKIVLQAREDAAGFVATDGRIRGARLEAALRHLRGQSAAARDASDLELARAILAR, translated from the coding sequence ATGACCCGATTCTTCCCCGCCTGCGCGCTGCTGCTGCTCGCGGTTGCCCCCGTCCACGCTTCCAGCTTCGCCGGCACCAGCGGCGGTGCCTCGTCGGCATCCAGCGCCGGCTCGTCCGGATCCACGTCCGGCAACGACAAGATCGTGCTGCAGGCGCGCGAGGATGCGGCCGGTTTCGTCGCCACCGATGGACGCATCCGCGGTGCACGCCTCGAGGCGGCATTGCGCCACCTGCGCGGGCAGTCGGCCGCGGCGCGCGACGCCAGCGACCTTGAACTGGCGCGGGCGATCCTCGCCCGCTGA
- a CDS encoding FAD-binding oxidoreductase: protein MSDPRLERLCEAVPGLALATSADDLLHYGQDWTRRWTPAPLAIAFPASVEQVVAVLRWAGAENVAVVPSGGRTGLSGGAVAANGELVLSLERMRRVLAFDAVDRTLVVEAGVALETVQEAARSHGLYYPVDFASRGSCTIGGNIATNAGGIRVLRYGNTREWVAGLKLVTAAGDVLDLNRGLVKNSSGYDLRHLAIASEGTLGVVVEATLRLTAPPPPTATMLLALPSFAVLMQVFQALRERLALEAFEFFTDRALHHVVAHGAQAPFADVHPYYVVAEFAADGADDPRLLDAFSHCAEQGWVADGVIAGSDAQAAQLWRLREGITESLAASLPYKNDVAVRVSAMPAFLAEAQALLAAEYPDFEVVWFGHIGDGNLHINVLKPADMEQDQFVTRCGAVTAHLASLLNRHGGSISAEHGIGLVKKAFLGSTRDAAEIAVMRALRLALDPAGILNPGKLFDAESPTSDPTP from the coding sequence ATGAGCGATCCACGACTCGAGCGCCTGTGCGAGGCCGTCCCCGGCCTGGCGCTGGCCACGTCCGCCGACGACCTGCTGCACTACGGCCAGGACTGGACGCGGCGCTGGACGCCGGCGCCGCTGGCGATCGCGTTTCCGGCCAGCGTGGAGCAGGTCGTCGCGGTGCTGCGCTGGGCTGGCGCGGAGAACGTGGCGGTGGTGCCCTCGGGCGGGCGCACCGGGTTGTCGGGGGGCGCGGTGGCGGCCAACGGCGAACTGGTGCTGAGCCTGGAACGCATGCGCCGCGTACTTGCCTTCGATGCGGTCGACCGCACGCTGGTCGTCGAGGCGGGCGTGGCGCTGGAGACGGTGCAGGAAGCGGCGCGCAGCCATGGCCTGTACTACCCGGTCGATTTCGCATCCCGCGGCTCCTGCACCATCGGCGGCAACATCGCCACCAACGCCGGCGGCATCCGCGTGCTGCGCTACGGCAACACCCGCGAATGGGTCGCCGGGCTGAAGCTGGTGACCGCCGCCGGCGACGTGCTCGACCTCAACCGCGGCCTGGTCAAGAACTCCAGCGGCTACGACCTGCGCCACCTGGCCATCGCCTCGGAGGGCACGCTGGGCGTGGTGGTGGAGGCCACGCTGCGACTCACCGCGCCGCCGCCGCCCACCGCGACCATGTTGCTGGCGCTGCCCTCGTTTGCGGTGCTGATGCAGGTGTTCCAGGCGCTGCGCGAACGGCTGGCGCTGGAGGCATTCGAGTTCTTCACCGACCGCGCGCTGCATCACGTGGTCGCGCATGGCGCGCAGGCGCCGTTCGCCGACGTGCATCCGTACTACGTGGTGGCCGAGTTCGCGGCCGACGGCGCCGATGATCCGCGCCTGCTCGACGCCTTCAGCCACTGCGCGGAGCAGGGTTGGGTGGCCGACGGCGTGATTGCCGGCAGCGACGCGCAGGCGGCGCAGCTCTGGCGCCTGCGCGAGGGCATCACCGAAAGCCTCGCAGCATCGTTGCCTTACAAGAACGACGTGGCCGTGCGGGTGTCGGCGATGCCCGCGTTCCTGGCAGAGGCGCAGGCGCTGCTCGCGGCCGAATATCCGGATTTCGAGGTCGTCTGGTTCGGGCACATCGGCGACGGCAACCTGCACATCAACGTGCTCAAGCCCGCCGACATGGAGCAGGATCAGTTCGTGACGCGCTGCGGCGCGGTCACCGCACACCTCGCCAGCCTGCTGAACCGCCACGGCGGCAGCATCTCCGCCGAACACGGCATCGGCCTGGTCAAGAAGGCCTTCCTCGGCTCCACTCGCGATGCCGCCGAGATCGCGGTGATGCGCGCGCTGCGCCTCGCCCTCGACCCGGCGGGTATCCTCAATCCCGGCAAGCTCTTCGACGCCGAATCCCCCACCAGCGACCCCACGCCATGA
- the serA gene encoding phosphoglycerate dehydrogenase, with translation MRMLKTSYPRKDIRVLLLEGVSDSAVEVFRNAGYSNIEAFASSLPEDELRARIAEAHIVGIRSRTQLTADVLADARRLLAVGCFCIGTNQVDLDAAELAGVPVFNAPYSNTRSVAELVIAEAIMLMRGIPRKHAECLRGGWLKSATGSHEVRGKTLGIIGYGHIGTQVGLLAEGFGMRVLFHDIEAKLSLGNAQAAIGMDDLLARADVVTLHVPETPATRLMIGASELAAMKPGVHLINASRGTVVDIDALAAALDSGQVGGAAVDVFPVEPKGNEDAFTSPLTRFDNVILTPHVGGSTLEAQDNIGIEVASKLVRYSDNGSTLSAVNFPEVTLPGHEGSQRLLHIHRNVPGVLSQVNDIFSQAGVNIDGQFLRTDSKVGYVVIDITATPEQAQGLRTALAAVPATLRARILY, from the coding sequence ATCCGCATGCTCAAGACCTCCTACCCCCGCAAGGATATCCGTGTGTTGCTGCTGGAGGGCGTCAGCGACAGCGCGGTCGAGGTGTTCCGCAACGCCGGCTATTCGAACATCGAGGCGTTCGCATCGTCGCTGCCCGAGGACGAGCTGCGCGCGCGCATCGCCGAGGCGCACATCGTCGGCATCCGTTCGCGCACCCAGCTGACGGCGGACGTGCTGGCCGACGCCAGGCGCCTGCTGGCGGTCGGCTGCTTCTGCATCGGCACCAACCAGGTGGACCTGGACGCGGCCGAGCTTGCCGGCGTACCGGTGTTCAACGCGCCCTACTCCAACACCCGCAGCGTGGCCGAGCTGGTGATCGCCGAGGCGATCATGCTGATGCGCGGCATCCCGCGGAAGCACGCCGAATGCCTGCGCGGCGGCTGGCTGAAGTCGGCGACCGGCAGCCACGAGGTGCGCGGCAAGACGCTCGGCATCATCGGCTACGGCCACATCGGCACCCAGGTCGGGCTGCTTGCCGAAGGCTTCGGCATGCGCGTGCTGTTCCATGACATCGAGGCCAAGCTGTCGCTCGGCAACGCGCAGGCCGCGATCGGGATGGACGACCTGTTGGCGCGCGCCGACGTCGTCACCCTGCACGTGCCGGAAACCCCTGCCACGCGCCTGATGATCGGCGCGTCCGAACTCGCGGCGATGAAGCCCGGCGTGCACCTGATCAACGCCTCGCGCGGCACCGTGGTCGACATCGACGCGCTGGCCGCGGCGCTCGACAGCGGCCAGGTCGGCGGCGCGGCGGTGGATGTGTTCCCGGTCGAGCCCAAGGGCAACGAGGATGCGTTCACGTCGCCACTGACGCGCTTCGACAACGTCATCCTCACTCCGCACGTCGGCGGCAGCACGCTCGAGGCGCAGGACAACATCGGCATCGAGGTGGCGTCGAAGCTGGTGCGCTACAGCGACAACGGCAGCACGCTGTCGGCGGTCAACTTCCCCGAGGTCACGCTGCCTGGGCACGAAGGGAGCCAGCGACTGCTGCACATCCACCGCAACGTGCCGGGCGTGCTGTCGCAGGTCAACGACATCTTCTCGCAGGCGGGTGTGAACATCGACGGCCAGTTCCTGCGCACCGACAGCAAGGTCGGCTACGTGGTGATCGACATCACCGCGACGCCGGAGCAGGCGCAGGGCCTGCGCACGGCGCTGGCCGCGGTGCCCGCCACGCTGCGCGCGCGCATCCTCTACTGA
- a CDS encoding NUDIX hydrolase yields MRMPDEAEAADMFIALLRDREDPFLRTRLAGHFTASALVVSADGRRTLLTHHRKLDRWLQPGGHADGDRDLARVALGEAEEETGLVGLVLEGGIFDLDRHWIPARNEVPGHWHHDVRYVVRAGADERFVVSDESHALAWRDIAAVAADDGIDPSLRRMACKWLGRAPQ; encoded by the coding sequence ATGCGCATGCCCGATGAGGCCGAGGCCGCGGACATGTTCATCGCGCTGCTGCGCGACCGCGAGGATCCCTTCCTGCGCACGCGCCTGGCCGGCCACTTCACCGCGTCGGCGCTGGTGGTGAGCGCCGACGGCCGGCGCACGCTGCTCACCCACCATCGCAAGCTCGATCGCTGGCTGCAGCCCGGCGGCCATGCCGACGGCGACCGCGATCTCGCGCGCGTCGCACTGGGCGAAGCCGAAGAGGAAACCGGACTGGTCGGGCTGGTGCTCGAGGGCGGGATCTTCGACCTCGACCGGCACTGGATTCCGGCGCGCAATGAGGTGCCCGGCCATTGGCACCACGACGTGCGCTACGTGGTGCGCGCCGGCGCCGACGAGCGTTTCGTGGTCAGCGACGAATCACATGCGCTGGCCTGGCGCGACATCGCGGCCGTCGCCGCCGACGACGGCATCGACCCGTCACTGCGCCGCATGGCGTGCAAGTGGCTGGGGCGCGCGCCTCAGTAG
- a CDS encoding amino acid permease, whose protein sequence is MLRDLMRVKAIEPAPHVDAGEPVEGSLQGEVSLKRTLTATQLFLLGVGAVIGAGIFVLTGHAAAEHAGPAVVLSFVLAGFACALAGLCYAEFASMMPVSGSAYSYAYATLGEFVAWFIGWCLVLEYLFAASTVAVGWSGYLNGFLGTLGVPIPDALSMATFTVTNGEFVRTGAILNLPAVAIVAAVSGLCYVGITQSAFVNSIIVALKVTVILLFIGFGLQYIDPANWQPFIPANEGPGKYGVEGIVRGASIVFFAYIGFDAVSTAAGEAKNPQRDMPIGILGSLVFCTIVYIVVCGVLTGLVPYPQLSTPKPVSTALEAYPDLLWLKSVVEVGAIAGLSSVILVMLMAQPRIFYSMSRDGLLPKIFGKVHTKYQTPYVGTIIVGAIAACLAGFLPIGLLGEMVSMGTLLAFATVSAGVLVLRLKRPDLPRPFRVPLVYIVSPLGVAACLYLFLPPFMEHWPLFVGWMVIGMVIYFGYGHWHSKLRTR, encoded by the coding sequence ATGCTCAGAGACCTCATGCGGGTCAAGGCGATCGAGCCTGCTCCACACGTGGATGCCGGCGAACCGGTCGAAGGCAGCCTGCAGGGCGAAGTGAGCCTGAAGCGCACGCTCACGGCGACGCAACTGTTCCTGCTCGGCGTGGGCGCGGTGATCGGCGCGGGCATCTTCGTGCTGACCGGCCATGCCGCGGCCGAACATGCCGGCCCGGCGGTGGTGCTGAGCTTCGTGCTGGCCGGATTCGCCTGCGCACTGGCGGGCCTGTGCTATGCCGAATTCGCATCGATGATGCCGGTCTCCGGCAGCGCCTATTCCTACGCCTACGCCACGCTCGGCGAGTTCGTGGCGTGGTTCATCGGCTGGTGCCTGGTGCTGGAATACCTGTTCGCGGCCTCCACCGTCGCCGTGGGCTGGTCCGGCTACCTCAACGGTTTCCTCGGCACGCTGGGCGTGCCGATCCCGGACGCGCTGTCGATGGCCACGTTCACCGTCACCAACGGCGAGTTCGTGCGCACCGGCGCGATCCTCAACCTGCCGGCGGTGGCCATCGTCGCTGCGGTCAGCGGCCTGTGCTACGTCGGCATCACCCAGTCGGCGTTCGTGAACTCCATCATCGTGGCCCTCAAGGTCACGGTGATCCTGCTGTTCATCGGCTTCGGCCTGCAGTACATCGACCCGGCCAACTGGCAGCCCTTCATCCCCGCGAACGAGGGCCCGGGCAAGTACGGCGTGGAAGGCATCGTGCGCGGCGCGTCGATCGTGTTCTTCGCCTACATCGGCTTCGATGCGGTCTCCACCGCCGCCGGCGAAGCCAAGAACCCGCAGCGTGACATGCCGATCGGCATCCTCGGTTCGCTGGTGTTCTGCACCATCGTCTACATCGTGGTCTGCGGCGTGCTGACCGGCCTGGTGCCGTACCCGCAACTGTCGACGCCGAAGCCGGTGTCCACCGCGCTGGAGGCCTACCCCGACCTGCTGTGGCTGAAGTCGGTGGTGGAGGTCGGCGCGATTGCCGGCCTGTCCTCGGTGATCCTGGTGATGCTGATGGCGCAGCCGCGCATCTTCTACAGCATGTCGCGCGACGGCCTGCTGCCGAAAATCTTCGGCAAGGTCCACACGAAGTACCAGACGCCTTACGTGGGCACGATCATCGTCGGCGCGATCGCGGCATGCCTGGCGGGCTTCCTGCCGATCGGCCTGCTCGGCGAGATGGTGTCGATGGGCACCCTGCTGGCTTTCGCCACGGTGTCCGCCGGCGTGCTGGTGCTGCGCCTGAAGCGGCCCGACCTGCCGCGTCCGTTCCGCGTGCCGCTGGTGTACATCGTGTCGCCGCTCGGCGTCGCGGCCTGCCTGTACCTGTTCCTGCCGCCGTTCATGGAGCACTGGCCGCTGTTCGTGGGCTGGATGGTCATCGGCATGGTGATCTATTTCGGCTACGGCCACTGGCACAGCAAGCTGCGTACGCGCTGA